From the genome of Branchiostoma lanceolatum isolate klBraLanc5 chromosome 11, klBraLanc5.hap2, whole genome shotgun sequence:
CCCTTCTTAGCTAAACCCGTGTTTCATGAAATATATAGTAACTCCTCATCTCATATATAAACATCTTTacacaaagtaaaacatttGCTGCTGTAGATGTGGATGAAGTTGAGGTAAAGACTTCTTTTGCAGTAGAACTGGACTTTCGAGAACTCTCCGAACCTATCTATGCTATCATGCTGTAACGTTTCTTTGCTTGAATAGCCACAGCCACCAGAAGTTTCAACAAGCTGTTGCGAATTATTTACTTCAGGTTGACCGGGATGTGCGTCAATTACAGCAACCCAGATGTGTTCATGATAAATCTCTCCTTTTGAAACAAAACGCATCCCCCAACATTCCCCCATGccaaatatgatatacatatctAATAGATGGAAAACTCAGCAATCATAAGGTAGTACATGCTAACAAAGATAAGCGGGACAAGTAGATGATTAGTTTAACAACAAATTGACTTAACTCACCAGAAATAGCGCCGGAGCCGTTACCCCAGTTGAAAACTATCATGGGGACGTAGGTTAACCAGGCGAACACGATCAGCAAGATGGCCACGGGCCTGTGCCGGGGCGGCTGGGGTTTCTCATCGTTCTCCTCCATGGTCAGGTTAGCGTCAGAAGTCTTCAAGACAGAAGTTTATTGGTCGACTCAATCGTACATGGCACACCGAATGGCAACAGATATAAACAACAAAACTACAGGGCTGATCTATTCTACATTTAGAATGTGTCTTAAGGCACGGTCATTCGTCGTCGGAATTTTCTGTGATAGGATTTTTAGCGAGGCTATCGGAGAACCGAACATCAACATGGATATACGGCAGCGTTGTTCGTCACAAGCTTAAACAACTGGATTTTAGCACGTTACATACACAACTGTCCTGAGAATGCCATCAGTTTGCTGTTGTAGACATGCACATTGACTGTTAATGTGATCAAACTCTTAAACTGCTTGTAGATTGCAGAAACACATTTAATTCTGCTAACACATTCCCAAAACATCACCTCCCAACTTTTTGTCCACCCCGATATATCGGGCCGGGAAACACCGTGGCGAGCAGAGTTGGGTAGGCGGCACACAGGGTCAGGGCGCCCGTATGGCCCTGGGCGTGGACCCGCTAGAGTCCGATAACATGGTAAATAACGATCAGACTGTTCTAGATCTATGCATCAAACTGTCTTTGCAATAACACATTTTTGTTCATCTATATCTCAATCAACTGAAGATAAAGTGCTTTTTTACTCACCATTCCGAGAGCGTATTTTAGCTTCTTGGTTCAGACAAACGACACgtgctggtacatgtatcagGACTTGAGTGAGTCGTCTTCTGCGACACACCTTTAAGTACATACCTCCGTAAACACGTGCGCGTTTGCTAATTGTTATACAACTACCACTCCCATAGGTGTGTAAGTGGCGCTTGTTTACATTTGCTTTCCCCGTGCCAGGTGGTGACCTGCCgtaacatgtacacatgtgcTGAAGATTTTGATGTTTGGTAGCAGTCTACAAGAAcaaatgtttgtttgatgtGCCCTATTCCCGATAGGCGGAGTCAACCCATTCACAAAGATTCACACGACAGTACACGTGATTAAAACAAGGTcattctatatactagtactgtccTTCGTCAAACGTAGTTGTCTTTTTGCCTCCATAGAGGTCTAACTCATGCCAGCGTTTTGAAAAGGGGACACAGACGAGTTAATTACAGGACAGAGGTTCAAATactttcaaaaactttattGGAAAGTAATATTCGATCAAACAAACAGCtcagcatataacgttacattgtactaAGTTGAGACAGACTGTACATCTCATATACTGCGTACAAAGGACGTTATCAAGATAAACAGAAATGGCTATAAATACAACATACACCCTGCCCCTGCCAGGTCCTCAAACAGTTTCTAGCGTATCTACCTCCAAATCATTTACTTGTCCTCATATAAGTAAAACagttttatacatacatgtatctaccgaTGTGCATCTATAATTAATTGCACCCACATagctatatctatctatatcgtGCCCAACAAACATAGACTATTAATATTGGATCAAGACACACATTGTCTATGACTTTATCTTGacatcttgtttatttatttcatcagGGGAAAGATATCGCCCATATGACGTTTTCCAAtgtgccggggggggggggggggggcatacaaACGTAACTATTATTACATCACGAAATAAAGATACCAGAAATAGCAAAACAAATAACGCAAATTGCTAATTAATACGAAACTAAAGTAACTTACATAACATATACATAAAATCTTATAACAAAACAgctgagccagcggttactatggCACCCAGTATGGCCCCCAGGATAAGTTCGATGTAACCTTAACATAGAATAACGTTGGGTTtaagatgtgtttgaaattaGAAGGTTGTGGCTAAAGAATCAAAAATTCAAAACGCAAGTTGGGTGTTAGCTACAATTTGTAAGAAAGCTGATCACAAGGTTTAAAGCTCTGCTGTGAACCCGGTGTTCAGTTCTGACATCTTCACCGACGTCGTCTTGACGGTATTGCGGTACAACGGCTGCGTCACGTGACGCCAGATCACCAATGAGAAGCGAAACACTAAAGCCAAAGAGGACACGCTTAGCAGCCCGCAGGTGATGACGGCGTTCCTCTTCTCCAAGCCGCCGCCGAGCCTGATGAAACTGTCGATGATCCCGATCAGCGCGACCACAACCACCATGTACGGCACCAGGGTGTAGCGGCAGTAACGGTCGAAGACGAAATTCTCCAGGACGAACCACACAAGGACCATTGCGGCCAGTAAGGCCAGCATTCCCGTGGACACATCCTCGTTGCTGTAGCCGCCATCATAGGTCAGAGCGATGCCGAATCCTAGAAGAGTAGCGATTGTGACCCAGGTAGCGTAGATGGCGAGGCCGTTGTGAACGAAAAAGCGAATGAGCCAGAGGTCAGCGGGGGCGTTCTTGGTCAGCCAGGGCCCGTTCTGGTCCACCCGACGGTAGGAGATGTACAGCATGTAGTAGAGGGAAAGAGCAAGGAGGACAAGAAGCATGGCAGCCCCTACACGCTGTAGTGAATCGTTCATAAACAGCCAGGAAATATTGAAGAAGTTGCTGAAGTACCAGGTGACGTAAAAGGCGGGAGGAAAGAGCTCGGGAGTGACGTAGAAGTAGCCGCGGGAGTTTTTACGACAGATGCCGACAGTGATGTAGATGAGCCAGAGAAAGCCCCATGCGTAGATGACGAACCAAATGGAGAAGACCCATGAGGACGGCGCGATCTCGAACGGAAACCGACGGGAAGTGTTGCCGACGCTAGAGACGAACAGCCctgtgaaatttgaaaaaaaaaaatgtatgaagtATGAGTCTACTACCCTTCGTAGCTAAACCCGTGTTTCATGAAAAATAGTAACTCCTCATCTTATAAGCATCTTTacacaaagtaaaacatttGCTGCTGTAGATGTAGATGACGTTGAGGTAAAGACTTATTTTGCAGTAGAACTGGACTTTCACGAACTCTCCGAACCTATCTATGCTATCATGCTGTTTCTTTGCTTGAATAGCCACAGCCACCAGAAGTTTCAGCAAGCCACAGCGAATTCTTTACTTCATGTTGACTGGGATGTGCGTCAATTACAGCAACCCAGATGTGTTCATGATAAATCTCTCCTTTTGAAACAAAACGCATCCCCTAGCAttcccacatgccaaatatgatatacatatctAATAGATGTAAAACTGAGTAGATGTACACTGAGTAGATGATTAGTTTAACAACAAATTGACTTATAACTAACCAGGAACAGCGCCGGAGCCGGTAAGCCAGTTGAAAACTATCATGGGGACGTAGGTTAACCAGGCGAACACGATCAGCAAGATGGCCACGGGCCTGTGTCGGGGCGGCTGGGGTTTCTCATCGGTCCCCTCCATGGTCAGGTTAGCCTCAGAAGTCTGAAAAAATGAATTAATATGAACTTTATTGGTCGACAATCGAACATGGCACACATTGTGGCAACACATATAAacaaactgctagggggcccaaacctacaccactccTTTATTACATTACAAGATATCTGCCACCtagaaatcaagaccatagcacgtccaagtcaaaagatacaaaaacggaagttttgctgcagtaccaaggtcacataccagggggcccaaaatcgaccttgactttcggcttcccaacacctgcccacataccaaatatcattgtaatccatcaagaggttcttgagttatgctgactacagtagtccggaaacacagacacacacacagacagacacacccaaaactatatctcaaattttcatggagataacaactaaACTACAGGTCGGATCTGCTCTACATCATAGACTGCGTCTTAAGGCACGGTCATTCGTCGTCGGAATTTTCTGTGATAGGATTTTTAGCGAGGCTATCCGAGAACCGAACATAAACACGGACATACGGCAACTTCGTTCGTCACACGCTTAAACAGCAGGATTTTGCACGGCAgactttttttaacgaactcgctcagtgcaaggccgtaggaggccactcatctaagcactgaactaattcttactgtagcatgctcgagacaagcatgacttcacagacccattaggagaagcaggggttacgaaggccgctcgggaaattccctacctcatttaggccggaatgttttgatccactcacatcaggGCATGCCCTattctttttcgaaagatgtggtgggttcttttacgtgctcaaggtgtgacatACACAACTGTCCTGAGAATGCCATCAGTTTGCTTTTGTAGACATGTACATTGACCGTTAATGTGACCAAACTCTTAAACTGCTGGTAGATTGTAAAAACATACCAATGACACATTCCCAAAGCATCACCTCCCAACATGTTTGTTCACCCCGATATATCGGGCCGGGAAACACCGTGGCGAGCAGAGTTGTGTAGGCGGCGCACAGGGCCAGGGCGCCCGCATGGCCCAGGGCGTGAACCCGCTAGAGTCCGACAACCAGGTAAATCAGACTGTTTTAGATCTATGCATCAAACTGTCTTTGCAATAACACATTTTTGTTCATCTATATCTCAATCAACTGAAGATAAAGTACTTTTTTACTCACCATTCCGAGAGCGTATTTTAGCTTCTTGGTTCAGACAAACGACACgtgctggtacatgtatcagGACTGGAATGAAGCGTCTTCTGCGACACACCTTTAAGTACGTACCTCCGTAAACACGTGCGCGTTTGCTAATTGTTATACAACTACCACTCCCATAGTTGTGTAAGTGGCGCTTGTTTACATTTGCTTTCCCAGTTCCAGGTCGTTGAAAATTAAACTGACCTGCCCAtacaatatttacacatgtGCTGAAGAATTTGATGCTTGGTAGAAGTCTTACAAAAAGCATATGTTTGTTTGATGTACCCTATTCCCGAAAGGTGGAGTCAACCCATTCACAAAGATTCACACGACAGTACACGTGATTAAAACAAGGCcattttatataacgttactagtactGTCCTTGGTCAAACGTAGTTGTCTTTCGGCCTCCCGATAGAGGTCTAACTCATGCCAGCATTTTGAAAAGGGGACACAGAAGAGTTAATTACAGGACAAAGGTTCAAATactttcaaaaactttattgcaaagtTACATTCGATCAAACAAACAGCtcagcatataacgttacataaaactAACTTAACAAAGATTGTACATATCATTTATTGCGTTCGTAGTACGTTGCAAAGATACAAAGAAATAACTATAAGATACAACGACATACGCCCTGCACCTGCCAGGTCTTTAGACAGTTTCTAGCGTATCTACCCCAAATCATTTACTTGTCCTCATATAAGTAGGACATTGTTATACCTACTATATATCTGCCGATGTGCATATGTAACACTTTGCACCCACAAATCTATATCTATCTTTATCTTACCCAACAAACATAGACTATTAATATTGGATCAAGACACACATTGTCTATGACTTTATCTTGacatcttgtttatttatttcatcagGGGAAAGATATCGCCCATATGACGTTTTCCAAtgtgccggggggggggggggggggcatacaaACGTAACTAATATTACATCACGAAATAAAGATACCAGAAATAGCAAAACAAATAACGCAAATTGCTAATTAATACGAAACTAAAGTAACTTACATAACATATACATAAAATCTTATAACAAAACAgctgagccagcggttactatggCACCCAGTATGGCACCCAGGATAAGTTTGATGTAACCTTAACATAGAATAACGTTGGGTTTTAGATGTGTTTGAAATTAGAAGGTTGTGGCTAAAGAACCAAAAATTCAAAACGCAAGTTGGGTGTTAGCTACAATTTGTAAGATGAGCTGATCACAAGGTTTAAAGCTCTGCTGTGAACCCGGTGTTCAGTTCTGACATCTTCACCGACGTCGTCTTGACGGTATTGCGGTACAACGGCTGCGTCACGTGACGCCAGATCACTAATGAGAAGCGAAACACTAAAGCCAAAGAGGACACGCCGAGCAGCCCGCAGGTGATGACGGCGTTCCTCTTCTCCAAGCCGCCGCCGAGCCTGATGAAACTGTCGATGATCCCGATCAGCGCGACCACAACCACCATGTACGGCACCAGGGTGTAGCGGCAGTAACGGTCGAAGACGAAATTCTCCAGGACGAACCACACAAGGACCATTGCGGCCAGTAAGGCCAGCATTCCCGTGGACACATCCTCGTTGCTGTAGCCGCCCTCATAGGTCAGAGCGATGCCGAATCCTAGAAGAGTAGCGATTGTGACCCAGGTAGCGTAGATGGCGAGGCCGTTGTGAACGAAAAAGCGAATGAGCCAGAGGTCAGCGGGGGCGTTCTTGGTCAGCCAGGGCCCGTTCTGGTCCACCCGACGGTAGGAGATGTACAGCATGTAGTAGAGGGAAAGAGCAAGGAGGACAAGAAGCATGGCAGCCCCTACACGCTGTAGTGAATCGTTCATAAACAGCCAGGAAATGTTGAAGAAGTTGCTGAAGTACCAGGTGACGTAAAAGGCGGGAGGAAAGAGCTCGGGAGTGACGTAGAAGTAGCCGCGGGAGTTTTTACGACAGATGCCGACAGTGACGTAGATGAGCCAGAGAAAGCCCCATGCGTAGATGACGAACCAAATGGAGAAGACCCATGAGGACGGCGCGATCTCGAACGGAAACCGACGGGAAGTGTTGCCGACGCTAGAGACGAACAGCcctgtgaaatgaaaaaaaaaaatgtatgaagtATGAGTCTACTACCCTTCGTAGCTAAACCCGTGTTTCATGAAAAATAGTAACTCCTCATCTTATAAGCATCTTTacacaaagtaaaacatttGCTGCTGTAGATGTAGATGACGTTGAGGTAAAGACTTATTTTGCAGTAGAACTGGACTTTTACGAACTCTCCGAACCTATCTATGCTATCATGCTGTTTCTTTGCTTGAATAGCCACAGCCACCAGAAGTTTCAGCAAGCCACAGCGAATTCTTTACTTCATGTTGACTGGGATGTGCATCAATTACAGCAACCCAGATGTGTTCATGATAAATCTCTCCTTTTGAAACAAAACGCATCCCCTAGCAttcccacatgccaaatatgatCTACATATCTAATAGATGGAAAACTGAGTAGATGTACACTGAGTAGATGATTAGTTTAACAACAAATTGACTTAACTAACCAGGAACAGCGCCGGAGCCGGTAAGCCAGTTGAAAACTATCATGGGGACGTAGGTTAACCAGGCGAACACGATCAGCAAGATGGCCACGGGCCTGTGTCGGGGCGGCTGGGGTTTCTCATCGGTCTCCTCCATGGTCAGGTTAGCCTCAGAAGtctgaaaaaaagaattaaTATGAACTTTATTGGTCGACAATCGAACATGGCACACATTGTGGCAACACATATAAacaaactgctagggggcccaaacctacaccactccTTTATTACATTACAAGATATCTGCCACCTAGAAATCAAGACCATtgcacgtccaagtcaaaagatacaaaaacggaagttttgctgcagtaccaaggtcacataccagggggcccaaaatcgaccttgactttcggcttcccaacacctgcccacataccaaatatcattgtaatccatcaagaggttcttgagttatgctgactacagtagtccggaaacacagacacacagacacacacacacacagacagacacacccaaaactatatctcaatttttcatggagataacaactaaACTACAGGTCGGATCTGCTCTACATCATAGACTGCGTCTTAAGGCACGGTCATTCGTCGTCAGAATTTTCTGTGATAGGATTTTTAGCGAGGCTATCCGAGAACCGAACATCAACACGGACATATGGCAACTTCGTTCGTCACAAGCTTAAACAGCAGGATTTTGCACGGCAgactttttttaacgaactcgctcagtgcaaggccgtaggaggccactcatctaagcactgaactaattcttactgtagcatgcttgagacaagcatgacttcacagacccattaggagaagcaggggttacgaaggccgCTCGGGAAGTTCCCTACctcatttaggccggaatgttttgatccactcacatcaggGCAtgccctactctttttcgaaagatgtggtgggttcttttacgtgctcaaggtgtgacatACACAACTGTCCTGAGAATGCCATCAGTTTGCTTTTGTAGACATGTACATTAACCGTTAATGTGACCAAACTCTTAAACTGCTGGTAGATTGTAAAAACATACCAATGACACATTCCCAAAGCATCACCTCCCAACATGTTTGTCAACCCCGATATATCGGGCCGGGAAACACCGTGGCGAGCAGAGTTGTGTAGGCGGCGCACAGGGCCAGGGCGCCCGCATGGCCCTGGGCGTGGACCCGCTAGAGTCCGACAACATGGTAAATCAGACTGTTTTAGATCTATGCATCAAACTGTCTTTGCAATAACACatttttgtttatctatatCTCAATCAACTGAAGATAAAGTACTTTTTTACTCACCATTCCGAGAGCGTATTTTAGCTTCTTGGTTCAGACAAACGACACgtgctggtacatgtataaggacTGGAATGAAGCGTCTTCTGCGACACACCTTTAAGTACGTACCTCCGTAAACACGTGCGCGTTTGCTAATTGTTATTCAACTACCACTCCCATAGTGTGTAAGTGGCGCTTGTTTACATTTGCTTTCCCAGTTCCAGGTCGTTGAAAATTAAACTGACCTGCCCATACAACATTTACACATGTGCTGAAGAATTTGATGCTTGGTAGAAGTCTTACAAAAAGCATATGTTTGTTTGATGTACCCTATTCCCGAAAGGTGGAGTCAACCCATTCACTATGATTCACACGACAGTACACGTGATTAACACAAGGCcattttatataacgttactagtactGTCCTTGGTCAAACGTAGTTGTCTTTCGGCCTCCCGATAGAGGTCTAACTCATGCCAGCATTTTGAAAAGGGGACACAGAAGACTTAATTACAGGACAAAGGTTCAAATactttcaaaaactttattgcaaagtTACATTCGATCAAACAAACAGCtcagcatataacgttacataaaactAACTTGACAAAGATTGTACATATCATTTATTGCGTTCGTAGTACGTTGCAAAGATACAAAGAAATAACTATAAGATACAACGACATACGCCCTGCACCTGCCAGGTCTTTAGACAGTTTCTAGCGTATCTACCCCAAATCATTTACTTGTCCTCATATAAGTAGGACATTGTTATACCTACTATATATCTGCCGATGTGCATATGTAACACTTTGCACCCACAAATCTATATCTACCTATATCGTGCCCTACAAAGAATTGTCACATTGTCTATGACTTTATCTTGACATTTTGTTTAATCGTTTTTTTagcatacaaatgtaactaACATTACATCACGAAATAAAGAtacaagaaataacaaaacaaatgacGTAAATCGCTAATCAATACGAAACTTAAGTAACTTAcataacatgtacataaaatCATATAACAAAACaactgagccagcggttactatggCTCCCAGTATGGCACCCAGGATAAGATTGATGTAACCTTAACGTTGAGTTTTAGACGTGTTTGAAATTAGAAAGTTGCGGCTAAAGAATCAAACCTTCAAAACGCAATTTGGGTGTCATTTACAATTTATAAGAAAGCAGATCACAAGATTTAAAGCTCTGCTGTGAACCCGGCGTTCAGTTCTGACATCTTCATTGATGTCGTATTGACGGTATTGCGGTACAACGGCTGCGTCACGTGACGCCAGATCACCAATGAGAAGCGAAACACTAACGCTAAGGAGGACACGCCGAGCAGCCCGCAGGTGATGACGGCGTTCCTCTTCTCCAAGCCGCCGTCGAACCTGATGAACTTGTCGATGATCCCGATCAGCGCGACCACAACCACCGCGTAGGGCACCAGGGTGTAGCGGCAGAAACGCTCGAAGACGAGATTCTCCAGGACGAACCACACAAGGACCATTGCGGCCAGTAAGGCCAGCATTCCCGTAGACACATCCTCGTTGCTGTAGCCGCTCTCATAGGTCAGAGTGATGCCGAATCCTAGAAGAGTGGCGATTGTGACCCAGGTAGCGTAGATGGCGAGGCCGTTGTGAACGAAAAGGCGAATGAGCCAGAGGTCAACGGGGGCGTTCTTGGTCAACCAGGGCCCGTTCTGGTCCACCCGCCGGTAGGAGATGTACAGCATGTAGTAAAGAGAGAAAGCAGAGAGAGCGAGAAGCATGACAGCCCCTACACGCTGTTGTGAATCATTCAAAAACAGCCAAGCGATGACTAAGAAGTTGTTGACGTACCAGGTGACGTAAAAGGCGGGAGGAAAGAGCTCGGGAGTGACGTAGAAGTAGCCGCGGGAGTTTTTACGACAGATGCAGACAGTGACGTAGATGAGCCAGAGAAAGCCCCATGCGTAGATGGCGAACCAGATGGAGAAGACCCACTAAGCCGGATTGATCTCGTTCGGATATATATTGGAAAAGTTCCCGACGGTACCCAAGACGAACAGCCCtgtgaaatgaaagaaaatgtatgAAGTATACGTTTGCTGGCCCTGTTGACAATTCTTCGTGGACCTATGTTTCAAGAAATACCCCTCATCTTATAAACATcttaatacaaaataaaacatttaaatTTGTAGCTTTAGATAGTTATTTCAAAGTAAAGACGTACTTTGCAGTCATTGCTATTATGTTTTCGTTCACACCTTGCTGAAACCTTTGGTGGCTGTGACTATCTATTAAGAATGGCTGTTTTAAATAGTCACAGCCACCAGAAGTTTTAACTGGCTGTTGCGAATTCTTCACTTCAGGTTGACCAGGA
Proteins encoded in this window:
- the LOC136445312 gene encoding uncharacterized protein; this translates as MTSEANLTMEGTDEKPQPPRHRPVAILLIVFAWLTYVPMIVFNWLTGSGAVPGLFVSSVGNTSRRFPFEIAPSSWVFSIWFVIYAWGFLWLIYITVGICRKNSRGYFYVTPELFPPAFYVTWYFSNFFNISWLFMNDSLQRVGAAMLLVLLALSLYYMLYISYRRVDQNGPWLTKNAPADLWLIRFFVHNGLAIYATWVTIATLLGFGIALTYDGGYSNEDVSTGMLALLAAMVLVWFVLENFVFDRYCRYTLVPYMVVVVALIGIIDSFIRLGGGLEKRNAVITCGLLSVSSLALVFRFSLVIWRHVTQPLYRNTVKTTSVKMSELNTGFTAEL
- the LOC136445317 gene encoding uncharacterized protein, which produces MTSEANLTMEETDEKPQPPRHRPVAILLIVFAWLTYVPMIVFNWLTGSGAVPGLFVSSVGNTSRRFPFEIAPSSWVFSIWFVIYAWGFLWLIYVTVGICRKNSRGYFYVTPELFPPAFYVTWYFSNFFNISWLFMNDSLQRVGAAMLLVLLALSLYYMLYISYRRVDQNGPWLTKNAPADLWLIRFFVHNGLAIYATWVTIATLLGFGIALTYEGGYSNEDVSTGMLALLAAMVLVWFVLENFVFDRYCRYTLVPYMVVVVALIGIIDSFIRLGGGLEKRNAVITCGLLGVSSLALVFRFSLVIWRHVTQPLYRNTVKTTSVKMSELNTGFTAEL
- the LOC136445454 gene encoding uncharacterized protein: MLLALSAFSLYYMLYISYRRVDQNGPWLTKNAPVDLWLIRLFVHNGLAIYATWVTIATLLGFGITLTYESGYSNEDVSTGMLALLAAMVLVWFVLENLVFERFCRYTLVPYAVVVVALIGIIDKFIRFDGGLEKRNAVITCGLLGVSSLALVFRFSLVIWRHVTQPLYRNTVNTTSMKMSELNAGFTAEL